The window GCCAAGAAATCTCTGACTTCTCTGTTTGTCATGATTAACCCTGTTCAGCCAGCTCCTACTGATTCCACCTGAGCAGGACAGCTGGACCAGGCAATCTCCAGAGATCCCTCCCAGCCTCaaatgttctgtgattctgtgatccagCAGTTCTATCTCACATGCAGCTTTTACTCAAGTTTTCAGCCTGGTACTAACATAGATTTGTCACCCTGGGATGGCaagtgctgagcagctctggcagctggcTTGGCtctggtgtgtgtgtgactcTGCATGACTGTACTGCCTGGGCCAGAAGTCTGTATCACCTGGTACCTGGTCTCTCAGCAGATGAGAGTGGATGCTTTGGAAAGAGCAGGGCAAGTGCATGTTATCCCTCGTTTAATGCTCCTCCCTTCTCTGACACTTGGTGCTGCAAGAGCCTCCATGAGCTTCCCCAGCTGTTTGTTGAATCCTGCCTTGTGACTGGCTCTTGTGGTTGCAGGAAGCTGCACAGTGGGATTTTAGGTCCACTCCTTTAGTCTGTTTCTCTCTTGACATTGCCAGTTCTtatccctgctgtgctggtgcctccTGCACAGGGGCAGAATGGGCTCCTACAGTGTCCTGGGAGTTCTCTGGATGGGCAGAGCAAGGAGAGCAGTGCACACACACTGGGACACGTGGTTGAGTTGAAGAAGAGGAACAAATGGCTGCTGTGTGGACAGAAGTTGACTCTGAATGTTGGAAATAGGTAACTTGTGAGTGTCCCAGGCCAGTGACACAGCAGGGATGTACCTGCATTGCAGCCAACAAACATCTGCTCCCGTGGCTTTTGGACTAATGTGACAGCTCCAGCTCTATGGACCTCCCATTTTAGGTTTAATTTTGTTATCTCTTTGTTGCTTGTTCTTCATACTTATGGATaactccctttctcctccctgtAAGTGACTTGCTGAAGTTTGCCCTGATCCTATTCtcactttgtttctttcatgATAGAAGACTTTTGAACCTTGCGccatttcccttcccctgcagcctttGTTTCCTCATGTTTGTCCTGAGAGATGTTTGTAcagtggtgggtttttttcttgcagttttaTTGGTGGTCTttgtgtgcagtgtcccagcccGGACCAGTGGCTGAGCCTTCCCAGAAGAAATCCTAAAGCCTAAGGCATATTACAGTTCTCTTTGTGCCATTTTCTTCTTGTACTAATAATCCACAGGTTAATTAATCAAAATGCAGTTAAAAGCAAATCTTGATCTGCTGTACTCCAGAGAAAGGTGTCCATGGGATCACATCACTGTCATTGCAGCCAGCTCCTGTTCTTCTGGTGCTTTGCCTCTTAGGTCTCTTCCCTTCCTGATCTACACCCCAGTAGCCTATGGGTGGGAATTCTTGGCAGGATTCACATATTTTGGGTTCTGTCTTGCAGGTTCTGCTTATTCTCTGCCTTTGCCCTTCCTGGGGGAAACGTCTGCCTTGATTCATACCCCTGTAGGTGATGGGACTGTAGCATGGGTTTGTCTTGTGCTGTCACGAGGCGGTGTAGCTGGGCTGTAATGGGCTCTCTCTGTCCCCCTAGCCTGCgcagctgtgtcccctgctATGATGCCAGGGCAGATCCCCGACCCGTCGCTGGCGGCCGGcgcgctgccggggctgggcccCCTGACGGGGCTGCCGGGCACGGCCCTCACCGCCGAGGAGCTGAAGTGCGCCGACATCCGCAACATCGGCGCCATGATCTCGCCGCTGCAGTTCCTAGAGGTGAAGCTCGGCAAGAGGCCCCAGCCTGTCAAAAGTGAGGTGAGTGTTGGGGCCTGCTGTCTGcaggtggccctgcagggctgttgtCTGCACTTGCCTGTGTTaccctcctgcctgtgcttggCTGTCGTAGCGGGGTGGCCAGCACTGTGTTTTATAAGCTCCCTGTTTGGTGCTGTGCACGCACGTTGGAGCTGCTCCATTAGCTGCCTCTTCTTCCTGCCTGATTTTCTGTCCCtggctggcagtgggagcctCAGTGTCCCAGACCTGACTGGTCCAATGCAGCAATTGGCAGCCCCCTGGACTCAAACCCGGCGTGTGGAGTGGGGTCTGGTGCAGCCAACATGTCCCTAGGTTGGAGCTCGCACCCAGAGCAGAAGTCCCACAGCCTGTTACCCGTGTCAACAGGCTCTTGGTGTTTCTGGCGTTGGTGTTGCCTCTCCAGTGGGGATGGGCTGTGTGGGCAGGCGGTGTGGAGCAGTGACAGcctttgctgctggctgggagctgcccctgccccattGCTTGGGGTGGGCCCTGGCTTCACCTTGAGTTTCCCGGGATGGGGAAGGTGCATAGTTTCTGCTTGGTACCACAGGCTGCCATGTCAGAACCAGGCTGAAGGGACCAGGGGGATGCTTGGACAGTGTTTTCCTCATATGGCTGTGCCATGTGTTGGTTGTCCAGTCTTTGACTCTAGCTGAACTGGCAGGGAGTGTTTGCACCTCCTACTGCCTGCAGATGGAGCTGGGAACTCACCTTTTCAGAGGTCCTGCGTTGGTGAGGGTGCTGGCTGCTCTTAGAAGATCCAGTAAACACTCTTGTGAACAGAGCACTTGCTCTGAGTGAGGTTACATCAGATGATGCCATGTGAGGATAGGGTGATGTGTGTTCTCTGGAAGCGTGAGCAAGGAGATGCTAGGTGATATGAAAAGCTGCCTgtgagcagctgagctgtgagcTTTTCACTCCCTGAGCTGTGAGCTGAAGGGAGTAAGATAGGAGTTCCAGGGAGCAACCTGCTCCCTGGAGTAGTGCTGACACTTGATTTAGCCCAATTTTTTTGGCAGAAGCTCAGCAGCAGACAGGCCCACCTGTGCAGAGCATCCCTGTTCTTTCCCCCAGCCATTTGGAGTGGACACCTGTGGGTGGAACTGGTATGATGTAGCCCTCTGATTACCTtgcacaggagctctgtgcccaAGAGAGTGTCCAGTCAGCTTGTGCAGCCTGGAGGTTGCCTGGGAAggacagggcagctctgcaagCAGAAGAGCTGAGGCTAGGATACTGTGGGAGGCCATCATAAGGTCCTGGGGGATGCTAATGGCTTTTGTTCCTCTATGGGCAAAGCAGTCATGGGTTTGCAGCTGAAGCCAAATTTTCTTCCAAGCCCTTGGCCTGGGTATTAATGCAGCAAATGGTCTGCCATGCCTGCCTTGCTTCATGGGGTAGGGAAGAAAAGAGGGTGACTCTGTGACTGTGCTGCCttcctgtgcccagctcctttCCTGGGGCACCTCTGAGCTGGCCCTGCAAGCACTGCTTTTACTTTTTGTGGGCATGGGTATGTGATGTCACTGGCATCTTtgtcacagggacagggcagttCTGCCCCACAGCAGGTACTGGAATTGCTGAGTGTCCCCTGAGCCAGCTGTTGAGGCACCATGTGGAGGAAAGATAAGAGAAAACCCACTGACAGCCCTTGCACAGCTGCCTTGCATGCAGCTGGTTCCTTCCCTGCATGGCCTGTGAAGCTGAGTACTTGAAGAGAGCAAATGGAGCTGCCTTTGGCAGGGCTTTGCAGCAAAAGCCTGAGGGAGCTGAAGCAGTAGCTGCTTATCCCATGAGTAGCCAAGAAGCTGCCCACGCATAGTTTTGCaaggcagcctgcagctgctttcctcCTGCAGGCGCTGGAGCCCGGGATGCTGGGTGCTGGTGTGCCACTCTGTGGTGCCTGGGAGGACAGGCTGCTTGCTGTGAGCCTGGCCAAGgcagctctctctgctctgctgggggcaCCAGCATCTCCTGGCACTGGGGTGTTTGTGCCTGGGGGCACACACAAAACCCACCCTGTGCGTGTTGGGTGCTGGCTTCTCTGCAGGGTGATGGACAGCCCCACTGGGAAAGCTGCTCTCCTCTTGGCCAGGTGTAGACAGATGCTGCTGGGCTCCTCCACCACTGAATCCCACCTGGGGTGCTCCCTCTGGGACTGAGCCCTGCCCCTCAGGCAGATGATCACCTCAGTCACTGAGGCTGCTGACTGAAGCAGTTCAGGAGGCATTCCCAGACCTTCTACCCACAGGGATCCCCTGGAGGTCAACTGCTCAGACACACTATTGGGTGATATGTCATCACTGCCCCATGTGCCTTTGAATAACATCCTAACCCTCAGCACCAGGGCCGTGTCACCCTTTTGAACCGAAATCAAGCAGGAGCAGATGGGGAAAACCTGCTTTCTTGAAGAACAGAACTTCTCTGCCCTGAGAATTTGGGGATTCCTTatacctggaagtgttcaagaccaggctggacagaggTTTCAGCAAATGCtctactggaaggtgtccctgcctgtggcaggggagttgaaactaggtgatctttaaggtctcttccaaacaTTTGTATATTTCTATGAAGCTACAGGAGCTGTGGTCAAAAAGCAGAGCCAAGTGTTAAAACTGCTTCTGTGTGTGTTGAGCCACCTTCCTTGGGCATCTGTACTCCATCTAAAGGACACAGACCTTTGCTGGGCCCTCTGTGGGATGGAGGCAAGGTCAGAGACAGGTCATTTATTACATAATTGTAGTTGAATGGACCAACAGGGCATGGAAATgtcaggcagctcccagggctggtgcagtTGCTGGTTGCTCTTCCAGTTGCTGTTATGCCTCAAGATGTGCTTTTGAAGCCAAGATTAGGGGTGGTTTTTGAGCCTTGGACCTGTGAGCACATTACAGCTGTGAGCTGTTACCTCTCTGCATCTTCCTAGTAATCCTTGAACTAAAAAGTCAAGAAGCTGTCTTAGGGGTACATGAGTAGTTGGTAAATGTGCAGAGGGGAATTGCATCTACCCTCATGACTGCCTTCTCTTAACTTCTGTCAGGAAATTTTGTAAGACCTGGCAGTGGAATGTAGAGTTAGTGCCTTCCAGATTACCTCTGCCAACCTGTCACATCTAACTTATGTGGATGCTGTGTGAGCTGTCTGTTTCTGACTGGATTTGGGGGTGTCAGTGCAGTTTCCATCCTGGTTCTCCCAAGTTGGTACATTGGTGCCCATGACACTGCCTTGGCAAAGGGATGGTGGCAGCCTGGCATTCTGGAAGTCTGTGCATAGCTTGTGCTGGCTTTGCTTAATATTTTAGTCCCAGCTAAAATAGCAACTTTGGTATAATGCTTGCAAAGTAAGGTAGAAAAGATGCAAACCCGTTAGTGCTGTAAAGCTTGGACATTGCCTTCTACAGCATGTTGTGTGCTGTGTATTGGACATGCACATGGACATGCAAGATAACTTATGCTACCCCTTCACCCTGCCTTTGCTGAGTCCACGTTTCACCCAGTCCTTGTGCATCACGCTGGGATGTTTTGATTAGTGGGTTTTGGGCTTGGTGACTGTTAGCAGTGTGCACAGTCTGCTGTGGATGATGGTTACCGTCAGGCACTACTGGTGTGTCTGCATGTGGGGTGATCTTGTGGCCACCGGGTATCCGTCAGTAGGAATGGGGCAGTTCAGTCTGTCACCTCAGATTGCAGAGACCCAGGCCAAATGTGGATGAAGGCACTGGGgacctttccttctctttccatgCAATAAAGCATAACCTGACTTCACAGGGCTTTCCAGCACTCAGACTTTTCTTGAAGGCACTAGTTTGGATTCTTGGATGTAGGCATGCCATAGGCCATTTACACAGGCTTTGCAGATATATCCATAAATACTTTGATTATGGGTTTCTAACCCATAGGACCTATTGGCCTGTGTGGTTTGAGTCAAAGAGCACAGAGAACTGAGTCATGGCGAGCAGTGCAGGTACTGCTGTGTCCTGCCTCCTTACAGGGGACGCAGGAcctgtccccaccctgctgTGGTGGCCCTGTGACTCAGACAGTGCTGCAGCAGACAGTCCCAGGTATTGGAATGGGGCAGGCCCAGCTGGAGTatcttctgtgtttctctgcCTCTTGTCCTTGGCCATGTGTGTGTTGCTTTCAATGTCTGTGctcacagagctgagcctgTAGGTGTCTGTGTGACAAACCACCCATGTTTCTGGGAGCAGACTCTATTTTCCATCTGTTCCCTCTctcagggaaggagcagccctgTGAAGGGTTGTCTGTCCCCTGCCAGCCATGGCCTCAGCTGTGGGTACAGGTGTCCCTCTCTGTGTTCCCCAAAGTGGAAGTAGAGGCTGTAGGAGCGGCACACCTGGTTCCAGTGAGGATTAAGTCATTTTGCTGGTGGCCCATGACCATGGGCTGCCACGTGCTCACCCTGCTGGCTCTGATCTGGGTTTCTCTGTCTTCTTGTAGCTGGatgaggaagaagagaggaggaaaaggcgccgggagaaaaacaaagtagCAGCAGCACGATGTCGGAACAAGAAGAAGGAGAGGACAGAGTTCCTGCAGCGGGTGGGTGCCCCAATCTGTCCCAGGGCCCAGCAGGGACCTCCCTGGaacactgctccagctgcaggcaaCACTTGCCTCCTGAACTGCCCCTCTGCCACCCCTTGCTCCAGTGCCCTTATCTGGGAAAATACAGCCTGTGCTTTTCATGAGGCTGTGAAGGTGATGGCCATGTGCATGCCCAGGCAGAGCTTACCCGTGGTACCAGGGCTGGAGGTTGGCTCCAGGCTTGCATTGAGAGAGGAATGATAATGTCTCTGCCTCAGAGCTGAAGCAGGAACACCCATGAGTGTGGCACAGGACGAGGGCTGGCAGTGTGCTGGCCCCTTGACTGAACTCTTAAAGATTCTCCCCCTCAAAGGCCAGATGTCCACTCCACCTCTAAGCCCAAGGCAGAAAAACTGTCACACCAccttgctgtttttctgcaaaCAGTGGTGAGACATGGGCAGATGACATAGCATGAGACTGGGAGTCATTTCACAAGGGCAGATCCTTATATATGGGCTGGGTGAAAACTTAAACATGGGTTTGTTCCCAAACACCTTACCAGACCATGGaaagcagccaggcagaggtTTTGCTGGGGTGCAGCAGAGACCTGTCCCAGGTGGTGGCTGTGTATTTCTGAGTGATGGCACTAAGTGtggcagaaggcagcagggctggggatgaacTGCCTGGAGGGATGTGATGCCTTGGCAGCTCTTCAGTCTGCTCCCCTGCTGCGGGGGCTGAGGGACAGCACTGAGCAGAGGTGGCATGTTGGCCAAATTGTTTCTTGTATCTTGTCCTGCTAGATAAAGTCACATGCGGTTGTGTTCCTGTCCTGCTAGGAGTCTGAGCGTCTAGAGCTCATGAATGCTGAGCTGAAGGCCCAGATAGAAGAGCTGAaacaggagaggcagcagctcatCCTGATGCTGAACCGGCACCGTCCCACCTGCATCGTGCGGACAGACAGCATCAAGACGCCCGAGAGCGAAGCCAAccctctgctggagcagctggagaagaaGTGAAGGTGGCACagggccaggaggagcagaCAGTGGCACAGGGTCTTCCAGGGTCTCTCATGTATGTACTGTATGAAGAACTGTGCACCCAGGCCTGGTGCAGCCAGGACCCAGTGGGCTTCCTTGGGAACTATGGACCAAACATGGGAACAGAGAAGATCAGGAACCTGCCAACCATGTACTCTGAGGCTGaacctgggagcagggctggtggtgCCAGTGAGGGCAACCTCGCTGTGATACCTCATCCCAGCCCTTCAGCCTGCCCTCAGCCCCGGGACACCCACAAAGCCCCGGCGTGTCCTGCAAGGACCGCGCAGCCCGTgggtggcaggggcagcaggctgAGGAGTGGCAGCTGTGCCGTGCCCACCAGCACctgcccagaggctgctgctgctcctggcgcACGCTCCAGAGGGAATCCCTAACCCGAGAACCACAAACACTTGATGCAGCCCCATCTGGTGGGCAGGCCTGTCAGGGCTCGGTGGCGCAGGCGCCCCCCACAAGCACACTCAGTATAATGTTTACAGCCCAGCTGTCCGTGTCGGCCGTGCTTTTGAATGCACATTTTTACacttttttaaagtattttttacaaAGTTTTTATACAGTGATCTCTATATGGATTTATATAATCACTAGATGTGATCCCATAGAAATGTATGTTATAATGGTCTGTTTGTTACAAACACATATGCCGCAGTTATCTCCATTGTGTTACTTGTCTGGTAGCATCCAGCTCCTTTCCTGGCATGCTGGGAAGGGGGTCCAAGCTGCCCTCTGCAGTGGTGTCGCTACCCTCTCCATCCATGTATGTCCTTCATAATACTCAGTTCTGTATCTCTCAGTAAATGTTACCTTTGCGTATGCTGTCCTCCTGTAGCTCTGTTTGGATCAGCATCTGCTGGGGTGAACAGGGCAGGTGTGTTCCTGGCTGAGTGGCACAGTGGGGCAGATCCCAGAGctggttttggtggtggtgttaGCAGCTGGGGGCCAGGAGCATTCACCCGAGAAAGCTGGGAACCTTGGAGGCCACTCTGACTATTGTCAAGCAAGAGTAGCTCAATACTGCACCAAAGAGGATAGGCAGGCATGGCTTGCCACTtggaaaggcagagggaggCCTTAACTGGTCATCCATAATGACATCCTTAACTGGTCCTTTGTGTTTCAGTCAAACAGCAGTTTGAACTCGTTTCAGGGATGAGAAAGAGGCAGGGCAGCTATCATGATGTCCTTGTGCTGGTTATCCCGTTATGTGCCTTTGTGCTTCCTTCTGCCCAGACTGGAGTGGAGTTCACAGCTCAGATCTGACCCATTCCTCAGCTATTGTCAGGAGCCAATCTTCATTCTCTGAAAAACATGATACCTCTGCTTTCATCAAGCTCTGCTGAAAGGAGGCAGAGCACGTGGTGGTCCTCCTtatcttttatcttttatttcccCCTGCAAAGAGTACATGGTAATAAATTTCCTCTTTGGTGGTCAGCAGGAGCTCCCTGTGGATACCAGATGATCCAAGCATCTTGTATTTCTTGCTCATCTGGAGAACCTGTGTGCTCATCTCCACTCAGGAGGCCTCTCACTCATCTGCTACACAGCTTCTGGTAGTGCTGGCAGTGCCGTGGGTGCAGGCGATGGCCTTTCCCTGGTGAATAGCCACATTgcagtaaaaaatttcttctatGAAAACAGCTGGcttggaagagaaataaaatgtgtcCTTTGAAACTCAGCATGCTAGAAGCATGCAGAAGAGTGATATATCTACATCAGTTAATTGCTTAGCTGTTCTAGCCACGGCTTGGGCAGGAGCTGAATCCTAGCAATGGCCAGGGGTTGGAATGAaattatctttaaggtccttcctAACCCAATCCACTCCTGATTCTGTCACCCAAACAACCTGCTGCTCTATTCCACTCAGTACCAAGGCATTTGACACTCAAAGTTGAGGGCATTTCTTTTTCAGGCAACTTGGTTGGGCTGTAGCACAATAAAGTTAAAGCAGAGGGTTTGTGTGTCTTCCCCTTTGTGCTACAGCCTGTGACTGTTAAATGGAAAAGATTCCATCTCTGTGCAGTGCACTACACTGCACCCCCCTCCTGGTTCCTGTAGGAGTCAAGCTGTTTGCTGTTCTTGACTCTGGTAGCATTTGTCCACTCAAAACCCAGCTCCCACCTTCTCAGAATTAAAAATTTTGCTATGGGACAGGCTTGTGCATTACAGTGACATCTCCAGGGcatgggcaggagcagagggcacaggccaggcacagcctgtgtTGCTGCATGCCAGAATACATTCCCAAACCTAAAATGCAATGTTTCTATCTGTGGCAGTGTCCTTGCACTTGGATCCACTTCATGCACAGATTGGTAATGTGGATTTGCTTGGAAAAGTCAACTGACACTTCCAAAAGGCCAGGAAGCCACCTCCTGGCCATACCACCCCACCCTGTGTTAGGTGCACTGTGGAccactgctggagcagagctgaagaGATCTCATCCTTCTGGGACAGGGCTTGGTGCCGGTGCTGCTGGAGCGGTAGCCTGGTAGTTGTGGGGCTGTTGCCGGCCCCACGTCCCCTGTCCCGCCAGCCCTCGGGCTGCAGCCCTCATCGGGGTGAgcgcacacacacgcacacgtGGATCCCTGCCGTGGGTAGCTGTAGCTGCGTGTAGAGCCGCAGCTGCTGGCCGTGGGCGCAGGAGGCCTGAGGGCGGCGGTCGCTGCTGGTACACAGCTCTAGTCTCGctttctgcctgctccagcccgAAGCTCTCCCGTGCTCACCCGCACACGTCTGGAGAGCGGCGCGCAGGAGCCGTCGGCGGGCGGGGTGCGGCAGTGCCGGGCACCGGGCAGGTGCGGGTCCCTCTCCCTCAGCCCCCCGTGCCCTCCGCTCCCCGGGCGCGGGCGGAGCCGCCGTGCGctcggcggggcggcgggggcggcgggagccggGGCCGCCGGCAGGAGGCGCCGCGggagcgccgggccgggccgggccggcagCGCTCCCGCTCGGTCACGGCCCGCAGCGCCCGCTCTGCCCCGCGCTGGGGACAGCCCGAGCACGGACCGGCCCCGGCCGGCGGGCAGCTCGCAGAGCGCGTCCGGAGCTACGGGCATCTATCCTATGAGAAAGCGAGAGCTGGGGCTCTTCAGCCGGGAGAAggggaggctctggggagacctcagagcaccttccagtacctaaaggtCTCTGGGtaagctggagagggacattTTACCAAGGCTTGAGgtgacaggaaaaggagcaacagttttaaactgaaagaggattTGGATTGTATATAAGAATCTTTTAAAATGAGGGGGCTGAGGCATGGGAACAGGTCCAGGGAAGTGatgaatgccccatccctggaagtcttCATGGCCAGGTTGGGCCAGGATAGGGCTCTGAgccacctggtctagtggaaggagtccctgcGTGTGGCAGGCGGTTGaaactagatgacctttaaagatcCCGTTCATTCAAACCTGTCATTCTATGGTTCATGGTGCAGTCCCGTGGTTCCATCAGATGGTTCTTGTTAAACATGTGAGCCCACTTAACAACACTGATGCTTCCTGGCCATTTCACCTGCAGGCCTCTCTGCTTCTGAGATACCTGAGGTAGCTTAACAACCAGAACCACCGGCAGGAATTTCCAGGGTGCCAGCAAACCTCCTCCAGGACACACCCATCTTCTGGTTTGTGAGATCCACATTCAGGTCATAGCTCTTGTGCTCCTTCTTACACTCACCAGCAGTTCAGGCCAGAGCTCTCCCCAGAGTGATGTGATACCATGTTTTTCCTGAATCCCAGGCAGGTGAGCAGCATTACTTTCCCATTGTTTAGATGCTTGTAACAGCTCTCTGGTGCCCTTCATATACTACCCCAGTTCATTCCGCAAAGCCACCCTTTCTTCTTCACTCCTTAGGAAAGGTAGGTACCACTTTGCCCAAAATCaccaggcctgaggcagtgGGGGATAAATGGGCTGGGAATCCAGCTACAGTAGTTTGGTGTCAGTGCTCTACACTGCATGCCTGACTCTCTTCTTCTTGCTGGACCCCTGGCAAGTGTCAGGGTCTGTGGACAGCAAGAACTCTGTTTCGCAGAAGTGTTTTGCCAGGTCCTCACCCCTCTCTCCTGCAATCAGCTCATCCCAAAGAGGTTGAGCAGGCCATCATGCTCCCAAAAGGTTCATTGTggccctcctcctttcctcctcatCTTCTCCCAACCCATTATGTGGGTCCTGGGGAcagaggcatccagcccctccctcccttGCCTTGCAGCAGAGGATTCTTGGGGGTCATTACTTTGCAGTTTTCACAGTACTGTTCTCACTTCATCTATGAAAAAttgcctcctctgcccttcttGTCAATGGCTGAGGGTGACTCCGTAACACTGTGGTAAGTGGTATTAGCTAACCTTTGCCAGTGACCTGTCTCTCTTGTTTCATTTTGAGCCAAGGGCAACAGGTATTCATTTGTCTTTGTCCTTATTGGTTCTTCTACTCAACTTGCTGGAAAACAAGCCCCAAAAATCCCCAGCCTTGATATTTACCAAGAGTCACGGAAACTGCTTTGATTACCATGGGTGCCAGACTCTGCTGAGCACTACTGACACCAGCACGGCCCATGGCTGGGCACAGGACTGGAGCCAGGGAAAACTGTGCTGCCAGGATGCtcaagaggaaagagaaaacccaACTGCTGCTTCCCTTGGAAACATCACCTAGCTCCCCATGGCTATGCACACTTTTTGCTTATTTGTGATCACTGGTTGCTGGTGATtgaagggaggggtgggggcaAGAGGGTGGGAGGTGGACATAAGCAAAGGGAATGGGCCCACGTGCATCCTGTGCTTGCATGGAGGCATCATGCTCCTACCGGGCTCAGGACACTgctctgtgggcagagctgggtgggtGGCTTGTCCCTGGTTAGGGGCATGAGTCTCCCCAGAGGATGCAGCTGGTGGGGTGGCCAGGGTCATCTCCCGGGTGGGTGatggaggcaggcagggcagctgcattCAGAGGTGTAGCCAGCCCCATGGCAGGGAGCTTGTTGTCAGCAGCTCTGTCACCAACACTTTCCATGTGAGGAAAAGatccttccctgcagccaggagatcTTGGTCAGGGCCACGAGGAAGGGCTGGCACCCACGACATCGTGGCTGGAGTTTGCCTTTTCTCTGCATCTGAATCC is drawn from Prinia subflava isolate CZ2003 ecotype Zambia chromosome 5, Cam_Psub_1.2, whole genome shotgun sequence and contains these coding sequences:
- the JDP2 gene encoding jun dimerization protein 2 isoform X1 is translated as MQPTPPPATACGRRAPGRRAAAGRGAPAAAGTDIGTRRGPGVGAAAEAAGLSLQPAPGPCGRAPRAPRQPGRRARFCLFSAFALPGGNVCLDSYPSCAAVSPAMMPGQIPDPSLAAGALPGLGPLTGLPGTALTAEELKCADIRNIGAMISPLQFLEVKLGKRPQPVKSELDEEEERRKRRREKNKVAAARCRNKKKERTEFLQRESERLELMNAELKAQIEELKQERQQLILMLNRHRPTCIVRTDSIKTPESEANPLLEQLEKK
- the JDP2 gene encoding jun dimerization protein 2 isoform X2; this encodes MMPGQIPDPSLAAGALPGLGPLTGLPGTALTAEELKCADIRNIGAMISPLQFLEVKLGKRPQPVKSELDEEEERRKRRREKNKVAAARCRNKKKERTEFLQRESERLELMNAELKAQIEELKQERQQLILMLNRHRPTCIVRTDSIKTPESEANPLLEQLEKK